A single genomic interval of Amblyomma americanum isolate KBUSLIRL-KWMA chromosome 11, ASM5285725v1, whole genome shotgun sequence harbors:
- the LOC144110969 gene encoding excitatory amino acid transporter-like — protein MAMVEAKAGGGGRHGSEEEGGSLFRMSENSLNLCLIGAVVGGMTLGWHIRNHGVSGRLLQLMDFPGELYMRMLECLAMPVVTSSIVAGLGSVDILLAGHIGLVAMLYFVLITVMASAIGIGVAMVLGPQREACWRRQRLTQVDGFLDLLRNLVPDNYLGACVHTTVTIGTNSTDEVLFKVVSESRANVLGLLSVSVMLGAVLSVTVSESDALLNLFVGLSNATVTVSHLTAWFSPVGVFFLVATRLTQLHDMDRAYGVARSFFHVTLVGLAAYGLGLLPALYVLATRQDPRGFLRFTLAPAMKAFRSASRTVSVPDTIEALEDLACLEPRIVRFVIPVGANVSMSGTALVAAATALVLARLDGLEVGIEELLIIGATVVLASLGAASIPNSSVLTVLMILMALQVSSRDISLVFALDCVVDRFRTTVNIFSDSVGSAIVQQFSSLKPLEDSQDESDDEPAPAQKPKNESKTSAPAQTEDEPMFESTEEEYQPVRTLKPQPKPVQRAYGHRSQSPTGWKHQRHMSLPKDAVSVASTSSVAPSMTQTSAIGGPPTAEGSAEAARYQGAGVTPPASRVRKHQPRGAAAAADSSVSEEGEAPARGQHRQRQPSKPAPVHIPRDGGGAVDEMAGSGQSPRRRRRHKSPRSPKAKKQASDQRSGTPHSPRHGRRGRRTPAEAADNAEALPVGRRRKPESTTPPNLGEARSDVARPAM, from the exons ATGGCTATG GTGGAGGCCAAGGCTGGCGGTGGCGGCAGGCATGGCTCCGAGGAGGAAGGAGGCAGCCTATTTCGCATGTCCGAGAACTCGCTGAACCTGTGCCTGATCGGTGCGGTTGTGGGCGGCATGACGCTGGGCTGGCACATCCGCAACCACGGCGTGTCTGGGCGCCTGCTGCAGCTGATGGACTTCCCCGGGGAGCTATACATGCGCATGCTCGAGTGCCTGGCCATGCCCGTGGTGACGTCCAGCATCGTGGCCGGCCTGGGAAGCGTCGACATCCTGCTGGCGGGACACATCGGCCTGGTCGCCATGCTCTACTTCGTTCTCATCACCG TCATGGCGTCGGCCATCGGCATCGGCGTGGCTATGGTCCTGGGCCCCCAGCGGGAGGCCTGCTGGCGACGCCAACGGCTCACTCAGGTTGACGGATTCCTGGACCTGCTCAG AAACCTCGTGCCCGACAATTACCTCGGGGCTTGCGTCCACACA ACCGTCACGATTGGGACAAACTCTACAG ACGAGGTACTCTTCAAGGTGGTCTCCGAGTCTCGCGCCAATGTCCTAGGCCTTCTGTCGGTGTCCGTGATGCTGGGCGCCGTGCTCTCGGTGACGGTGAGCGAGTCGGACGCGCTGCTCAACCTGTTCGTGGGCCTGAGCAACGCCACGGTCACCGTGTCCCACCTGACCGCCTGGTTCTCTCCCGTGGGCGTCTTCTTCCTGGTTGCCACTCGACTTACTCAGCTGCACGACATGGACCGGGCCTACGGCGTGGCGCGATCATTCTTCCACGTCACGCTTGTCGGACTAGCCGCCTACGGCTTGGGACTGCTGCCCGCCCTTTACGTGCTCGCCACGCGCCAG GACCCCCGCGGCTTCCTGCGTTTCACGCTTGCCCCGGCGATGAAGGCGTTCCGCTCGGCGTCTCGCACCGTCAGTGTGCCGGACACGatcgaggcgctggaggacctTGCCTGCCTAGAACCTCGCATCGTGCGTTTCGTCATACCCGTGGGCGCCAACGTGAGCATGTCCGGCACGGCGCTGGTCGCCGCAGCCACGGCCCTCGTCCTGGCCCGCCTAGATGGACTCGAAGTGGGCATCGAGGAGCTGCTCATCATCGG CGCTACAGTGGTGCTGGCCAGCCTGGGCGCGGCGAGCATCCCGAACAGCAGCGTGCTCACCGTGCTCATGATCCTCATGGCACTGCAGGTCTCCAGCCGAGACATCAGCCTCGTCTTCGCCCTCGATTGTGTCGT CGACCGTTTCCGCACGACGGTGAACATCTTCAGCGACTCGGTGGGTTCGGCCATCGTGCAGCAGTTCAGCAGCCTCAAGCCTCTCGAGGACAGCCAGGACGAGAGCGACGACGAGCCAGCGCCCGCCCAGAAGCCGAAGAATGAGTCGAAGACCAGTGCACCGGCCCAGACCGAGGATGAGCCGATGTTCGAGTCAACCGAGGAGGAGTACCAACCAGTGAGGACGCTGAAGCCGCAGCCGAAGCCAGTGCAGCGAGCGTATGGCCACAGGAGCCAATCTCCCACCGGCTGGAAGCACCAGCGGCACATGTCATTACCGAAAGACGCCGTTTCCGTTGCATCGACGTCATCCGTAG CGCCATCGATGACTCAGACGTCGGCAATCGGCGGGCCTCCTACGGCAGAGGGTTCCGCTGAGGCCGCGAGGTACCAGGGGGCTGGCGTCACACCTCCTGCCTCCCGAGTTCGCAAACACCAGCCCCgaggcgccgccgcagctgccgactCTTCGGTCTCCGAAGAAGGCGAGGCTCCGGCTCGCGGCCAACACCGGCAACGTCAACCGTCGAAGCCAGCGCCTGTTCATATCCCCAGAGATGGAGGAGGGGCTGTGGACGAGATGGCAGGTTCTGGTCAGAGTCCACGGCGTCGGCGGCGTCATAAGAGTCCGCGGAGTCCGAAGGCAAAGAAGCAGGCCTCTGACCAACGCAGCGGCACACCCCACTCGCCACGGCATGGTCGTCGCGGGCGCCGGACCCCCGCCGAGGCAGCCGACAATGCCGAGGCCTTGCCGGTCGGGCGCCGCCGGAAACCGGAATCTACGACGCCTCCTAATTTAGGGGAAGCCCGCTCCGACGTCGCACGACCGGCCATGTGA